From a region of the Arachis ipaensis cultivar K30076 chromosome B09, Araip1.1, whole genome shotgun sequence genome:
- the LOC107615090 gene encoding uncharacterized protein LOC107615090, whose protein sequence is MPRLSSAEVAATIVDDASMGSPPKTQSNSVPQRRPLFWRVERGGRGRILAPNMENPIYHIPKNFAMWFRPIADMSLTRDECHLGTYIFAKNEEMRETENLFKHYELTLPHGKFLSLRPECMPHFDVVKTVAMLSYLQAKANPVPRCWFFPSAFAAEILFQTLMEHVIESYARRWMPPTQELEHVFVPICEPPETW, encoded by the exons ATGCCGCGGTTGTCGAGCGCAGAGGTGGCTGCAACCATCGTTGACGATGCATCCATGGGCTCCCCTCCCAAGACCCAATCCAACTCGGTGCCGCAGAGACGACCGCTGTTTTGGCGTGTTGAAAGGGGGGGTCGGGGACGCATTCTGGCGCCGAACATGGAGAACCCGATTTACCACATCCCTAAG AATTTTGCCATGTGGTTCAGGCCCATTGCCGATATGAGTCTGACTAGGGACGAGTGCCACCTTGGGACGTATATATTTGccaaaaatgaagaaatgag GGAAACAGAGAACTTATTTAAGCATTACGAGCTAACCCTGCCTCACGGAAAGTTCTTATCCCTTAGGCCCGAATGCATGCCCCACTTTGAT GTCGTCAAAACTGTTGCAATGCTTTCCTATCTTCAAGCCAAGGCAAACCCTGTGCCCCGTTGCTGGTTCTTTCCGTCAGCATTTGCCGCTGAGATCTTGTTCCAAACTCTGATGGAACATGTAATAGAGAGCTATGCGAGACGCTGGATGCCACCAACTCAAGAACTTGAGCAT GTCTTTGTACCCATTTGCGAGCCACCTGAGACTTGGTAA